In a genomic window of Perognathus longimembris pacificus isolate PPM17 chromosome 21, ASM2315922v1, whole genome shotgun sequence:
- the C21H8orf58 gene encoding uncharacterized protein C8orf58 homolog has product MLGRRRVFAVEPLGGRDGAIEDLAHGCVVPGATSVYRRIPDATWGGSLDSWRGEGRLRGRRRPAPLLKLASRDSGVEMVVGDSPLAAFPGLSLESLHLEPMESSEPAAQRDRLLASHKLERALERARGGPGVPGQRCSRRSPPQPERGAPAFATQQEPTEAETKLEAGVEEAELEGGMGPEAWARLPGKGLRYLEHLCLVLEQMARLQQLYLQLHSQGSPEDPEEEEEEEAAGLAHSSSLSTAPDSGVQGLEELLSQTKEAGTEAISAPKLEMLSPSLPRLSEAPVESARTFPPSRRHKDLSHWDKVKVLLNRIRWRSARHPEPPVPPDGSGPRIEPKDLSEMPPCCPHQKTFMPSLMIKKSRAKNLSVC; this is encoded by the exons ATGCTGGGCCGGCGGCGCGTCTTCGCGGTGGAGCCGCTCGGCGGCCGGG ATGGGGCCATCGAGGACCTGGCCCATGGCTGTGTAGTGCCGGGAGCCACCAGCGTCTACCGACGGATCCCGGATGCCACTTGGGGTGGCTCGTTGGATTCCTGGAGGGGAGAGGGCAGGCTGAGAGGTCGCAGGAGGCCCGCCCCGCTCCTCAAACTGGCCTCCCGAGACTCAGGGGTTGAGATGGTGGTTGGGGACAGCCCCTTGGCCGCCTTTCCAGGACTTTCTCTGGAGTCTCTGCATCTTGAGCCCATGGAGAGCTCTGAGCCTGCTGCCCAGCGAGACCGGCTGCTGGCCAGCCACAAGCTGGAGCGGGCGCTGGAGCGAGCCCGCGGGGGCCCCGGGGTGCCTGGCCAGCGCTGTTCCCGGAGGTCACCTCCCCAGCCTGAGCGGGGAGCACCTGCTTTTGCCACCCAACAAGAGCCCACGGAGGCAGAAACCAAGCTGGAGGCAGGTGTGGAAGAAGCAGAGCTG GAGGGTGGCATGGGACCCGAAGCCTGGGCCCGCCTCCCGGGGAAGGGTCTTCGCTATCTGGAGCATCTGTGCCTCGTGCTGGAGCAGATGGCAAGACTTCAGCAGCTCTACCTGCAGCTGCACTCCCAGGGGTCCCCCGAG GatcctgaggaggaggaggaggaggaggcagccggCCTGGCTCACTCATCTTCCCTTTCCACTGCCCCTGACAGTGGGGTACAGGGGCTAGAGGAACTGCTAAGCCAGACGAAGGAGGCAG GAACAGAGGCAATTTCAGCTCCAAAGCTGGAGATGCTCAGCCCCAGCCTTCCCAGGCTGTCAGAGGCCCCCGTGGAATCAGCTCGCACCTTCCCACCCTCCCGCAGACACAAG GATCTCTCCCACTGGGACAAGGTCAAGGTCTTGCTCAATCGGATCCGCTGGCGAAGCGCTAGACACCCTGAGCCCCCTGTCCCTCCTGATGGTTCTGGTCCCAG aaTTGAGCCCAAGGATCTCTCTGAAATGCCTCCATGCTGCCCCCACCAAAAGACCTTTATGCCATCATTAATGATTAAGAAGTCACGAGCAAAAAATCTTTCTGTTTGCTGA
- the Ccar2 gene encoding cell cycle and apoptosis regulator protein 2 isoform X1 — MSQFKRQRINPLPGGRNFSGTNSTSLLGPPPGLLTPPMATDLSQNARHLQGGEKQRVFTGIVTSLHDYFGVVDEEVFFQLSVVKGRLPQLGEKVLVKAAYNPGQAVPWNAVKVQTLSNQPLLKSPAPPLLHVAALGQKQGILGAQPQLIFQPHRIPPLFPQKPLSLFQTSHTLHLSHLNRFPARGPHGRLDQGRSDDYDSKKRKQRAWGEPWGAKKPRHDLPPYRVRLTPYSVDSPVCDFLELQRRYRSLLVPSGFLSVHLSWLSAFPLSQPFSLHHPSRIQVSSEKEAAPDPGAEPSSAGSDPTYSSKVLLLSSPGLEELYRCCMLFVDDMAEPKEAPEHPLKQLKFLLGRKEEEAVLVGGEWSPSLDGLDPQADPQVLVRTAIRCVQAQTGIDLSTCTKWWRFAEFQYLQPGPPRRLHTVVIYLPDIWTIMPTLEEWEAQCQQKAAEAEPAPQDAPGEAEAADPASDAAEQAADTSKRNAETPEAAAQPEADTELPEAPPPPLEPAVLAQPGCVNLSLHALVEDRRPKERISFEVLVLAELFLEMLQRDFGYRIYKMLLSLPEKAVPPPETEKEEAAKEDAVKEEEAAKEEVAKESKDEVHNEGTAAESDTPLKEDGLVPKPPSSVGEEEEKPRAEAAEDLCEMALDADLLLLRDDGEEEFAGTKLEDSEVRSVASNQSEMEFSSLQDMPKELDPSAVLPLDCLLAFVFFDANWCGYLHRRDLERVLLTLGLRLSAEQAKQLVSRVVTQNICQYRSLQYSRPEVLDGGLPEDVLFGNLDLLPPAGKSAKPGAAAMEQKGLVPHNGSLINVGSLLQRAEQQDSSRLYLENKIHTLELKLEESYHRFSATEVTNKTLAAEMQELRARLAETEETARVAEKQKSQLQRLLQDFRRRLTPLQLEMQRMVEKADSWVEKEEPAPSN; from the exons ATGTCCCAGTTTAAGCGCCAACGGATCAACCCGCTTCCCGGGGGCCGCAACTTCTCAG GCACAAACTCTACATCTCTTCTGGGCCCTCCTCCTGGTTTGCTTACTCCTCCTATGGCTACAGACCTGTCCCAAAATGCCAGACACCTTCAG GGTGGAGAGAAGCAGCGGGTCTTCACTGGCATTGTTACCAGCTTGCATGACTACTTTGGGGTGGTAGATGAAGAAGTCTTTTTTCAGCTAAG CGTGGTGAAGGGCCGACTGCCCCAGCTGGGTGAGAAGGTGCTTGTGAAGGCCGCGTACAACCCCGGCCAGGCAGTGCCCTGGAATGCCGTGAAGGTGCAAACGCTCTCCAACCAG CCCTTACTGAAGTCCCCAGCACCTCCTCTTCTGCATGTGGCAGCTCTGGGCCAGAAGCAAGGAATCCTGGGAGCTCAGCCCCAGTTGATCTTCCAGCCTCACCGGATCCCCCCACTTTTCCCTCAGAAGC CTCTGAGTCTCTTCCAAACATCCCACACccttcacttgagccacttgaacaGATTTCCAGCGCGGGGCCCTCATGGACGACTGGACCAGGGCCGAAG CGATGACTACGACTCCAAGAAACGCAAGCAGCGGGCTTGGGGAGAGCCTTGGGGTGCTAAGAAGCCCAGGCACGACCTGCCTCCATACCGGGTCCGCCTCACCCCCTATTCTGTGGACAG CCCCGTGTGTGACTTCCTCGAGCTCCAGCGCCGTTACCGCAGCCTTCTGGTTCCCTCGGGCTTTCTGTCCGTGCACCTGAGCTGGCTGTCGGCCTTCCCTCTGAGCCAGCCCTTCTCCCTCCACCACCCCAGCCGGATCCAGGTCTCTTCAGAGAAGGAGGCAGCCCCAGACCCCGGCGCTGAGCCTAGCTCCGCGGGCAGCGACCCCACTTACAGCTCCAAG GTCCTGCTGCTCTCCTCCCCGGGCTTGGAGGAGCTGTACCGCTGCTGCATGCTCTTTGTGGACGACATGGCCGAGCCAAAGGAGGCGCCCGAGCACCCCCTGAAGCAGCTCAAG TTTTTGCTGGGCCGCAAGGAGGAAGAGGCAGTGCTGGTCGGGGGGGAGTGGTCTCCTTCTCTGGATGGCCTCGACCCCCAGGCTGACCCCCAGGTGCTGGTGCGCACAGCCATCCGCTGTGTGCAAGCCCAGACCGGCATTGACTTGAGCACCTGCACCAAGTG GTGGCGCTTTGCAGAGTTCCAGTACCTGCAGCCGGGGCCGCCGCGGAGGCTGCATACGGTGGTGATCTACCTGCCCGACATCTGGACCATCATGCCCACCCTGGAGGAGTGGGAAGCCCAGTGCCAGCAGAAGGCCGCCGAGGCGGAGCCCGCCCCCCAGGACGCGCCCGGG GAAGCAGAGGCTGCGGACCCGGCTTCCGACGCGGCGGAACAAGCTGCGGACACTTCTAAACGGAACGCCGAGACGCCGGAGGCCGCCGCCCAGCCGGAAGCGGACACTGAGCTCCCAGAAGCCCCTCCGCCGCCTCTAGAACCCGCTGTCCTGGCACAGCCTGGCTGTGTAAACCTGTCACTCCACGCGCTCGTGGAGGATCGGAGGCCAAAAGAAAGGATCTCTTTTGAG GTGCTGGTGCTGGCCGAGCTGTTCCTGGAGATGCTGCAGAGGGATTTTGGCTATAGAATCTATAAGATGCTGTTGAGCCTTCCTGAGAAGGCTGTGCCCCCCCCGGAAACTGAGAAGGAGGAGGCCGCCAAGGAAGACGCGGTCAAAGAGGAGGAGGCCGCCAAAGAAGAGGTGGCCAAGGAGTCCAAGGATGAGGTACACAATGAGGGCACAGCGGCTGAGTCAGACACCCCGCTG AAGGAGGACGGGCTTGTGCCCAAACCCCCCTCCTCCGTgggcgaggaggaggagaagccacGGGCCGAGGCGGCGGAGGACCTCTGCGAGATGGCCCTGGATGCGGACTTGCTGCTCCTGAGGGATGACGGGGAGGAAGAGTTCG CAGGAACCAAGTTGGAGGACTCAGAGGTTCGGTCTGTGGCCTCAAACCAGTCAGAGATGGAATTCTCCTCCCTTCAGGACATG CCAAAGGAGCTGGACCCCTCGGCCGTGCTCCCCTTGGACTGCCTGCTGGCTTTCGTGTTCTTTGACGCCAACTGGTGTGGCTACCTGCACCGGCGAGACTTGGAGCGGGTCCTCCTCACGCTGGGGCTCCGGCTCAGTGCCGAGCag GCCAAGCAGCTGGTCAGCAGGGTGGTGACGCAGAACATTTGCCAGTACCGGAGCCTGCAGTACAGCCGCCCCGAGGTGCTGGACGGAGGGCTTCCCGAGGACGTGCTCTTTG GAAACCTGGACCTGCTGCCCCCTGCCGGGAAGAGTGCCAAGCCAGGCGCTGCCGCCATGGAGCAGAAAGGCCTGGTGCCCCACAATGGCAGCCTGATCAACGTGGGGAGCCTGCTGCAGCGCGCGGAGCAGCAGGACAGCAGCCGCCTCTACCTGGAGAACAAGATCCACACACTGGAGCTGAAGCTGG AGGAGAGCTACCACCGCTTCTCAGCCACGGAAGTGACGAATAAGACACTGGCAGCGGAGATGCAGGAGCTGCGGGCCCGGCTGGCGGAGACGGAGGAGACGGCTCGGGTGGCGGAGAAGCAGAAGAGCCAGCTTCAGCGGCTGCTGCAGGACTTCCGGCGGCGCCTGACCCCGCTGCAGCTCGAGATGCAGCGCATGGTGGAAAAG GCTGACAGCTGGGTAGAGAAGGAGGAGCCGGCGCCGAGCAACTGA
- the Ccar2 gene encoding cell cycle and apoptosis regulator protein 2 isoform X2 gives MSQFKRQRINPLPGGRNFSGTNSTSLLGPPPGLLTPPMATDLSQNARHLQGGEKQRVFTGIVTSLHDYFGVVDEEVFFQLSVVKGRLPQLGEKVLVKAAYNPGQAVPWNAVKVQTLSNQPLLKSPAPPLLHVAALGQKQGILGAQPQLIFQPHRIPPLFPQKPLSLFQTSHTLHLSHLNRFPARGPHGRLDQGRSDDYDSKKRKQRAWGEPWGAKKPRHDLPPYRVRLTPYSVDSPVCDFLELQRRYRSLLVPSGFLSVHLSWLSAFPLSQPFSLHHPSRIQVSSEKEAAPDPGAEPSSAGSDPTYSSKVLLLSSPGLEELYRCCMLFVDDMAEPKEAPEHPLKQLKFLLGRKEEEAVLVGGEWSPSLDGLDPQADPQVLVRTAIRCVQAQTGIDLSTCTKWWRFAEFQYLQPGPPRRLHTVVIYLPDIWTIMPTLEEWEAQCQQKAAEAEPAPQDAPGEAEAADPASDAAEQAADTSKRNAETPEAAAQPEADTELPEAPPPPLEPAVLAQPGCVNLSLHALVEDRRPKERISFEVLVLAELFLEMLQRDFGYRIYKMLLSLPEKAVPPPETEKEEAAKEDAVKEEEAAKEEVAKESKDEVHNEGTAAESDTPLKEDGLVPKPPSSVGEEEEKPRAEAAEDLCEMALDADLLLLRDDGEEEFGTKLEDSEVRSVASNQSEMEFSSLQDMPKELDPSAVLPLDCLLAFVFFDANWCGYLHRRDLERVLLTLGLRLSAEQAKQLVSRVVTQNICQYRSLQYSRPEVLDGGLPEDVLFGNLDLLPPAGKSAKPGAAAMEQKGLVPHNGSLINVGSLLQRAEQQDSSRLYLENKIHTLELKLEESYHRFSATEVTNKTLAAEMQELRARLAETEETARVAEKQKSQLQRLLQDFRRRLTPLQLEMQRMVEKADSWVEKEEPAPSN, from the exons ATGTCCCAGTTTAAGCGCCAACGGATCAACCCGCTTCCCGGGGGCCGCAACTTCTCAG GCACAAACTCTACATCTCTTCTGGGCCCTCCTCCTGGTTTGCTTACTCCTCCTATGGCTACAGACCTGTCCCAAAATGCCAGACACCTTCAG GGTGGAGAGAAGCAGCGGGTCTTCACTGGCATTGTTACCAGCTTGCATGACTACTTTGGGGTGGTAGATGAAGAAGTCTTTTTTCAGCTAAG CGTGGTGAAGGGCCGACTGCCCCAGCTGGGTGAGAAGGTGCTTGTGAAGGCCGCGTACAACCCCGGCCAGGCAGTGCCCTGGAATGCCGTGAAGGTGCAAACGCTCTCCAACCAG CCCTTACTGAAGTCCCCAGCACCTCCTCTTCTGCATGTGGCAGCTCTGGGCCAGAAGCAAGGAATCCTGGGAGCTCAGCCCCAGTTGATCTTCCAGCCTCACCGGATCCCCCCACTTTTCCCTCAGAAGC CTCTGAGTCTCTTCCAAACATCCCACACccttcacttgagccacttgaacaGATTTCCAGCGCGGGGCCCTCATGGACGACTGGACCAGGGCCGAAG CGATGACTACGACTCCAAGAAACGCAAGCAGCGGGCTTGGGGAGAGCCTTGGGGTGCTAAGAAGCCCAGGCACGACCTGCCTCCATACCGGGTCCGCCTCACCCCCTATTCTGTGGACAG CCCCGTGTGTGACTTCCTCGAGCTCCAGCGCCGTTACCGCAGCCTTCTGGTTCCCTCGGGCTTTCTGTCCGTGCACCTGAGCTGGCTGTCGGCCTTCCCTCTGAGCCAGCCCTTCTCCCTCCACCACCCCAGCCGGATCCAGGTCTCTTCAGAGAAGGAGGCAGCCCCAGACCCCGGCGCTGAGCCTAGCTCCGCGGGCAGCGACCCCACTTACAGCTCCAAG GTCCTGCTGCTCTCCTCCCCGGGCTTGGAGGAGCTGTACCGCTGCTGCATGCTCTTTGTGGACGACATGGCCGAGCCAAAGGAGGCGCCCGAGCACCCCCTGAAGCAGCTCAAG TTTTTGCTGGGCCGCAAGGAGGAAGAGGCAGTGCTGGTCGGGGGGGAGTGGTCTCCTTCTCTGGATGGCCTCGACCCCCAGGCTGACCCCCAGGTGCTGGTGCGCACAGCCATCCGCTGTGTGCAAGCCCAGACCGGCATTGACTTGAGCACCTGCACCAAGTG GTGGCGCTTTGCAGAGTTCCAGTACCTGCAGCCGGGGCCGCCGCGGAGGCTGCATACGGTGGTGATCTACCTGCCCGACATCTGGACCATCATGCCCACCCTGGAGGAGTGGGAAGCCCAGTGCCAGCAGAAGGCCGCCGAGGCGGAGCCCGCCCCCCAGGACGCGCCCGGG GAAGCAGAGGCTGCGGACCCGGCTTCCGACGCGGCGGAACAAGCTGCGGACACTTCTAAACGGAACGCCGAGACGCCGGAGGCCGCCGCCCAGCCGGAAGCGGACACTGAGCTCCCAGAAGCCCCTCCGCCGCCTCTAGAACCCGCTGTCCTGGCACAGCCTGGCTGTGTAAACCTGTCACTCCACGCGCTCGTGGAGGATCGGAGGCCAAAAGAAAGGATCTCTTTTGAG GTGCTGGTGCTGGCCGAGCTGTTCCTGGAGATGCTGCAGAGGGATTTTGGCTATAGAATCTATAAGATGCTGTTGAGCCTTCCTGAGAAGGCTGTGCCCCCCCCGGAAACTGAGAAGGAGGAGGCCGCCAAGGAAGACGCGGTCAAAGAGGAGGAGGCCGCCAAAGAAGAGGTGGCCAAGGAGTCCAAGGATGAGGTACACAATGAGGGCACAGCGGCTGAGTCAGACACCCCGCTG AAGGAGGACGGGCTTGTGCCCAAACCCCCCTCCTCCGTgggcgaggaggaggagaagccacGGGCCGAGGCGGCGGAGGACCTCTGCGAGATGGCCCTGGATGCGGACTTGCTGCTCCTGAGGGATGACGGGGAGGAAGAGTTCG GAACCAAGTTGGAGGACTCAGAGGTTCGGTCTGTGGCCTCAAACCAGTCAGAGATGGAATTCTCCTCCCTTCAGGACATG CCAAAGGAGCTGGACCCCTCGGCCGTGCTCCCCTTGGACTGCCTGCTGGCTTTCGTGTTCTTTGACGCCAACTGGTGTGGCTACCTGCACCGGCGAGACTTGGAGCGGGTCCTCCTCACGCTGGGGCTCCGGCTCAGTGCCGAGCag GCCAAGCAGCTGGTCAGCAGGGTGGTGACGCAGAACATTTGCCAGTACCGGAGCCTGCAGTACAGCCGCCCCGAGGTGCTGGACGGAGGGCTTCCCGAGGACGTGCTCTTTG GAAACCTGGACCTGCTGCCCCCTGCCGGGAAGAGTGCCAAGCCAGGCGCTGCCGCCATGGAGCAGAAAGGCCTGGTGCCCCACAATGGCAGCCTGATCAACGTGGGGAGCCTGCTGCAGCGCGCGGAGCAGCAGGACAGCAGCCGCCTCTACCTGGAGAACAAGATCCACACACTGGAGCTGAAGCTGG AGGAGAGCTACCACCGCTTCTCAGCCACGGAAGTGACGAATAAGACACTGGCAGCGGAGATGCAGGAGCTGCGGGCCCGGCTGGCGGAGACGGAGGAGACGGCTCGGGTGGCGGAGAAGCAGAAGAGCCAGCTTCAGCGGCTGCTGCAGGACTTCCGGCGGCGCCTGACCCCGCTGCAGCTCGAGATGCAGCGCATGGTGGAAAAG GCTGACAGCTGGGTAGAGAAGGAGGAGCCGGCGCCGAGCAACTGA
- the Bin3 gene encoding bridging integrator 3: MSWIPFKIGQPKKQIVPKTVERDFEREYGKLQQLEEQTRRLQKDMKKSTDADLAMSKSAVKISLDLLSNPLCEQDQDFLNMVTALDTAMKRMDAFNQEKVNQIQKTVIEPLKKFGSVFPSLNMAVKRREQALQDYRRLQAKVEKYEEKEKTGPVLAKLHQAREELRPVRDDFEAKNMQLLDEMPRFYSSRLDYFQPSFESLIRAQVVYYSEMHKIFGDLTQQLEQPGHSDEQRERENEAKLSELRALSIVADD; encoded by the exons GTGGAGAGAGACTTTGAAAGGGAGTATGGAAAACTCCAGCA GCTGGAAGAGCAGACCAGGCGGCTTCAGAAGGACATGAAGAAGAGCACCGACGCCGACCTGG CCATGTCGAAGTCTGCCGTGAAGATATCCCTGGACTTACTCTCCAATCCCCTCTGCGAGCAAGACCAGGACTTTCTGAATATGGTGACGGCCCTGGACACAGCCATGAAGCGGATGGATGCCTTCAACCAGGAGAAG gTGAACCAGATCCAAAAGACAGTGATTGAGCCCTTGAAAAA GTTTGGCAGCGTCTTCCCGAGCCTCAACATGGCAGTGAAGAGGCGGGAACAGGCCTTACAGGACTACAGGAGGCTGCAGGCCAAAGTGGAGAAGTacgaggagaaggagaagacggGGCCAGTGCTAGCCAAGCTCCACCAG GCGCGAGAAGAGCTGCGGCCAGTGCGGGACGACTTCGAGGCCAAAAACATGCAGCTCCTGGACGAGATGCCGCGCTTCTACAGCAGCCGCCTCGActacttccagcccagctttgaGTCCCTGATCCGCGCCCAG GTGGTGTACTACTCGGAAATGCACAAGATCTTCGGGGACCTGACCCAGCAGCTCGAGCAGCCAGGCCACTCGGACGAGCAGCGGGAACGGGAGAACGAGGCCAAGCTGAGCGAGCTGCGAGCCCTGTCCATCGTGGCGGACGACTGA
- the Ccar2 gene encoding cell cycle and apoptosis regulator protein 2 isoform X3, protein MSQFKRQRINPLPGGRNFSGTNSTSLLGPPPGLLTPPMATDLSQNARHLQGGEKQRVFTGIVTSLHDYFGVVDEEVFFQLSVVKGRLPQLGEKVLVKAAYNPGQAVPWNAVKVQTLSNQPLLKSPAPPLLHVAALGQKQGILGAQPQLIFQPHRIPPLFPQKPLSLFQTSHTLHLSHLNRFPARGPHGRLDQGRSDDYDSKKRKQRAWGEPWGAKKPRHDLPPYRVRLTPYSVDSPVCDFLELQRRYRSLLVPSGFLSVHLSWLSAFPLSQPFSLHHPSRIQVSSEKEAAPDPGAEPSSAGSDPTYSSKVLLLSSPGLEELYRCCMLFVDDMAEPKEAPEHPLKQLKFLLGRKEEEAVLVGGEWSPSLDGLDPQADPQVLVRTAIRCVQAQTGIDLSTCTKWWRFAEFQYLQPGPPRRLHTVVIYLPDIWTIMPTLEEWEAQCQQKAAEAEPAPQDAPGEAEAADPASDAAEQAADTSKRNAETPEAAAQPEADTELPEAPPPPLEPAVLAQPGCVNLSLHALVEDRRPKERISFEVLVLAELFLEMLQRDFGYRIYKMLLSLPEKAVPPPETEKEEAAKEDAVKEEEAAKEEVAKESKDEKEDGLVPKPPSSVGEEEEKPRAEAAEDLCEMALDADLLLLRDDGEEEFAGTKLEDSEVRSVASNQSEMEFSSLQDMPKELDPSAVLPLDCLLAFVFFDANWCGYLHRRDLERVLLTLGLRLSAEQAKQLVSRVVTQNICQYRSLQYSRPEVLDGGLPEDVLFGNLDLLPPAGKSAKPGAAAMEQKGLVPHNGSLINVGSLLQRAEQQDSSRLYLENKIHTLELKLEESYHRFSATEVTNKTLAAEMQELRARLAETEETARVAEKQKSQLQRLLQDFRRRLTPLQLEMQRMVEKADSWVEKEEPAPSN, encoded by the exons ATGTCCCAGTTTAAGCGCCAACGGATCAACCCGCTTCCCGGGGGCCGCAACTTCTCAG GCACAAACTCTACATCTCTTCTGGGCCCTCCTCCTGGTTTGCTTACTCCTCCTATGGCTACAGACCTGTCCCAAAATGCCAGACACCTTCAG GGTGGAGAGAAGCAGCGGGTCTTCACTGGCATTGTTACCAGCTTGCATGACTACTTTGGGGTGGTAGATGAAGAAGTCTTTTTTCAGCTAAG CGTGGTGAAGGGCCGACTGCCCCAGCTGGGTGAGAAGGTGCTTGTGAAGGCCGCGTACAACCCCGGCCAGGCAGTGCCCTGGAATGCCGTGAAGGTGCAAACGCTCTCCAACCAG CCCTTACTGAAGTCCCCAGCACCTCCTCTTCTGCATGTGGCAGCTCTGGGCCAGAAGCAAGGAATCCTGGGAGCTCAGCCCCAGTTGATCTTCCAGCCTCACCGGATCCCCCCACTTTTCCCTCAGAAGC CTCTGAGTCTCTTCCAAACATCCCACACccttcacttgagccacttgaacaGATTTCCAGCGCGGGGCCCTCATGGACGACTGGACCAGGGCCGAAG CGATGACTACGACTCCAAGAAACGCAAGCAGCGGGCTTGGGGAGAGCCTTGGGGTGCTAAGAAGCCCAGGCACGACCTGCCTCCATACCGGGTCCGCCTCACCCCCTATTCTGTGGACAG CCCCGTGTGTGACTTCCTCGAGCTCCAGCGCCGTTACCGCAGCCTTCTGGTTCCCTCGGGCTTTCTGTCCGTGCACCTGAGCTGGCTGTCGGCCTTCCCTCTGAGCCAGCCCTTCTCCCTCCACCACCCCAGCCGGATCCAGGTCTCTTCAGAGAAGGAGGCAGCCCCAGACCCCGGCGCTGAGCCTAGCTCCGCGGGCAGCGACCCCACTTACAGCTCCAAG GTCCTGCTGCTCTCCTCCCCGGGCTTGGAGGAGCTGTACCGCTGCTGCATGCTCTTTGTGGACGACATGGCCGAGCCAAAGGAGGCGCCCGAGCACCCCCTGAAGCAGCTCAAG TTTTTGCTGGGCCGCAAGGAGGAAGAGGCAGTGCTGGTCGGGGGGGAGTGGTCTCCTTCTCTGGATGGCCTCGACCCCCAGGCTGACCCCCAGGTGCTGGTGCGCACAGCCATCCGCTGTGTGCAAGCCCAGACCGGCATTGACTTGAGCACCTGCACCAAGTG GTGGCGCTTTGCAGAGTTCCAGTACCTGCAGCCGGGGCCGCCGCGGAGGCTGCATACGGTGGTGATCTACCTGCCCGACATCTGGACCATCATGCCCACCCTGGAGGAGTGGGAAGCCCAGTGCCAGCAGAAGGCCGCCGAGGCGGAGCCCGCCCCCCAGGACGCGCCCGGG GAAGCAGAGGCTGCGGACCCGGCTTCCGACGCGGCGGAACAAGCTGCGGACACTTCTAAACGGAACGCCGAGACGCCGGAGGCCGCCGCCCAGCCGGAAGCGGACACTGAGCTCCCAGAAGCCCCTCCGCCGCCTCTAGAACCCGCTGTCCTGGCACAGCCTGGCTGTGTAAACCTGTCACTCCACGCGCTCGTGGAGGATCGGAGGCCAAAAGAAAGGATCTCTTTTGAG GTGCTGGTGCTGGCCGAGCTGTTCCTGGAGATGCTGCAGAGGGATTTTGGCTATAGAATCTATAAGATGCTGTTGAGCCTTCCTGAGAAGGCTGTGCCCCCCCCGGAAACTGAGAAGGAGGAGGCCGCCAAGGAAGACGCGGTCAAAGAGGAGGAGGCCGCCAAAGAAGAGGTGGCCAAGGAGTCCAAGGATGAG AAGGAGGACGGGCTTGTGCCCAAACCCCCCTCCTCCGTgggcgaggaggaggagaagccacGGGCCGAGGCGGCGGAGGACCTCTGCGAGATGGCCCTGGATGCGGACTTGCTGCTCCTGAGGGATGACGGGGAGGAAGAGTTCG CAGGAACCAAGTTGGAGGACTCAGAGGTTCGGTCTGTGGCCTCAAACCAGTCAGAGATGGAATTCTCCTCCCTTCAGGACATG CCAAAGGAGCTGGACCCCTCGGCCGTGCTCCCCTTGGACTGCCTGCTGGCTTTCGTGTTCTTTGACGCCAACTGGTGTGGCTACCTGCACCGGCGAGACTTGGAGCGGGTCCTCCTCACGCTGGGGCTCCGGCTCAGTGCCGAGCag GCCAAGCAGCTGGTCAGCAGGGTGGTGACGCAGAACATTTGCCAGTACCGGAGCCTGCAGTACAGCCGCCCCGAGGTGCTGGACGGAGGGCTTCCCGAGGACGTGCTCTTTG GAAACCTGGACCTGCTGCCCCCTGCCGGGAAGAGTGCCAAGCCAGGCGCTGCCGCCATGGAGCAGAAAGGCCTGGTGCCCCACAATGGCAGCCTGATCAACGTGGGGAGCCTGCTGCAGCGCGCGGAGCAGCAGGACAGCAGCCGCCTCTACCTGGAGAACAAGATCCACACACTGGAGCTGAAGCTGG AGGAGAGCTACCACCGCTTCTCAGCCACGGAAGTGACGAATAAGACACTGGCAGCGGAGATGCAGGAGCTGCGGGCCCGGCTGGCGGAGACGGAGGAGACGGCTCGGGTGGCGGAGAAGCAGAAGAGCCAGCTTCAGCGGCTGCTGCAGGACTTCCGGCGGCGCCTGACCCCGCTGCAGCTCGAGATGCAGCGCATGGTGGAAAAG GCTGACAGCTGGGTAGAGAAGGAGGAGCCGGCGCCGAGCAACTGA